A section of the Sporanaerobacter acetigenes DSM 13106 genome encodes:
- a CDS encoding ABC transporter ATP-binding protein: MDVVLETKNLRKEYGSKGMTFIAVDDIDLKVYKGEFLGIMGPSGAGKTTLLNMLSTIDRPTSGEIYYEGNSILNMENKELSIFRRNNIGFIFQDFNLLDSMSIEDNMALPLALSKVDIREINEKIEDLSKFFGLKEHLKKYPYQLSGGQKQRVAAARALITSPSIVFADEPTGALDSKSSQELLQCLSQMNEEFNTTIIMVTHDAFAASYTKRILFIKDGKIHARIDKDSSRKEFFKRIIDFLGSMGGGVDEFF, encoded by the coding sequence ATGGATGTGGTACTTGAAACGAAAAATTTAAGAAAAGAATATGGCTCAAAAGGAATGACTTTTATAGCTGTAGATGATATTGACTTAAAAGTATATAAGGGTGAATTTTTAGGAATAATGGGACCATCTGGAGCAGGAAAAACTACACTTTTAAATATGCTATCTACTATTGATAGACCTACTTCTGGAGAAATATATTATGAAGGAAATAGTATTTTAAATATGGAAAACAAGGAGCTTTCCATATTTAGACGAAATAATATAGGTTTTATATTTCAAGATTTTAACTTGTTGGACAGTATGTCTATTGAGGACAATATGGCTTTGCCCCTTGCTCTTTCAAAAGTAGATATAAGAGAAATAAATGAAAAGATAGAAGACTTAAGCAAATTTTTTGGATTAAAAGAGCATTTGAAAAAATATCCCTATCAATTGTCGGGAGGGCAAAAGCAGAGAGTAGCAGCAGCAAGGGCACTCATTACTTCTCCTTCCATAGTTTTTGCAGATGAACCTACTGGAGCATTGGATTCAAAGTCTTCTCAAGAATTGTTGCAATGCTTATCGCAAATGAATGAAGAATTCAACACAACTATTATCATGGTTACTCATGATGCATTTGCAGCCAGCTATACCAAGAGGATCTTGTTTATTAAGGATGGAAAAATTCATGCAAGAATAGACAAAGATTCATCTAGAAAAGAATTCTTCAAGAGGATAATTGATTTTCTTGGTTCTATGGGAGGTGGAGTAGATGAGTTCTTTTAA
- a CDS encoding sensor histidine kinase — MSFFKYIKDSLWTILYFIGVICTINLILISSTALNKSIGDILYMNILIFSISLLFLILHYIKWKNSYKNFRNALYNKEDIDDFLPNGEKLEQVLIRETIDFKNEEKLRETKELKEDLEEINDYITKWVHEIKIPLSVCELIADKIEEEELYDISEELRGELERINFLTNQVLYTSRASSYSEDFAIEEINLYTLVKSVIKNNMNSFISKKIEVEMDNLDFSVFADSKWTFYVLDQIINNACKYTDMHGKIKIFAREDEESIKLFIKDNGMGIPPKDIERIFDRGFTGDNGRKTTKSTGMGLYICKKIASRLNFNIEVSSQVSQYTEFKITFYKIADYFNVTKM; from the coding sequence ATGAGTTTCTTTAAATACATAAAAGATTCACTTTGGACAATTCTTTATTTTATAGGAGTAATATGTACGATTAATCTAATACTTATAAGCAGTACAGCTTTGAATAAGTCTATAGGCGATATTTTGTATATGAATATACTTATTTTCTCTATTTCTTTATTGTTTTTAATCCTACACTATATAAAATGGAAAAATAGCTACAAGAATTTTAGAAATGCTCTCTATAATAAAGAAGATATTGATGATTTTCTCCCCAATGGTGAAAAATTGGAACAAGTCCTTATAAGAGAGACAATAGATTTCAAGAATGAAGAAAAATTGAGAGAAACCAAAGAATTGAAAGAGGATTTAGAAGAGATAAATGATTATATAACAAAATGGGTTCACGAGATTAAGATACCTTTATCTGTATGTGAGCTTATAGCTGATAAAATTGAGGAAGAAGAACTATATGATATTTCAGAAGAATTGAGAGGGGAATTAGAAAGAATAAATTTTCTCACCAATCAAGTACTGTATACTAGCAGGGCTTCAAGCTATTCCGAAGACTTTGCAATAGAAGAAATAAATTTATATACATTAGTCAAAAGTGTAATTAAAAACAATATGAATTCTTTTATATCTAAAAAGATAGAAGTAGAAATGGATAATTTAGATTTTAGTGTATTTGCAGATAGCAAGTGGACTTTTTATGTATTGGATCAAATAATAAACAATGCTTGCAAATATACCGATATGCATGGGAAAATTAAAATTTTTGCAAGGGAAGATGAAGAAAGTATAAAACTTTTTATAAAAGACAATGGTATGGGCATACCTCCTAAAGATATAGAAAGAATTTTTGACAGGGGATTTACAGGGGATAATGGAAGAAAAACAACCAAATCCACAGGTATGGGACTTTATATATGTAAAAAGATTGCAAGTAGGCTAAATTTCAATATAGAAGTATCTTCTCAAGTATCACAATACACAGAATTTAAAATAACTTTTTATAAAATAGCTGATTATTTCAATGTGACAAAGATGTAA
- a CDS encoding response regulator transcription factor, whose amino-acid sequence MYKILIVEDDKILCDNIKQGISKWGYDTFSIENFENVLEEFAKYNPHLVIMDINLPSFDGFYWCQKIRSMSKVPIIFLSSRDSNMDIIMAVNMGGDDFVTKPFSMDILLAKIQAVIRRTYSYGENEVSIIECRGAILNINDGTLVYEEEKIELTKNEFKILQLLMKNKGKIISRDRIMRVLWESEYFISENTLTVNVNRLRKRLEDVGLKDFIVTKKSQGYMIP is encoded by the coding sequence GTGTACAAGATACTTATAGTTGAGGATGACAAAATTCTTTGTGACAATATAAAACAAGGTATTTCTAAATGGGGATATGATACGTTTTCTATTGAAAACTTTGAAAATGTATTGGAGGAATTTGCAAAATATAATCCTCATTTAGTCATTATGGATATAAATTTGCCTTCTTTTGATGGATTTTATTGGTGTCAAAAAATAAGGAGTATGTCTAAAGTTCCAATTATATTTCTATCTTCAAGGGACAGCAATATGGATATAATAATGGCGGTCAATATGGGGGGAGATGATTTTGTGACAAAACCATTTTCCATGGATATATTATTAGCCAAAATACAAGCTGTCATAAGAAGAACTTATTCTTATGGAGAAAATGAAGTCAGTATAATAGAATGTCGTGGAGCTATTTTAAACATAAATGATGGAACACTTGTCTATGAGGAGGAGAAAATAGAATTGACCAAGAATGAATTTAAAATACTTCAACTTCTTATGAAAAACAAAGGCAAGATAATATCCCGGGATAGAATCATGAGAGTGCTTTGGGAAAGTGAGTATTTTATAAGTGAAAACACTTTGACTGTAAATGTAAATAGACTTAGGAAAAGGCTGGAAGATGTGGGACTTAAGGATTTTATAGTCACTAAAAAATCTCAAGGATATATGATACCATGA
- a CDS encoding FtsX-like permease family protein yields the protein MSSFKIAIMNFKRNIKTYSLYLMAMIFSVAAYYNFLSMRYNPQFLEFKEVSTYVEGTSYTASMLMIMFLIFFIAYSSNFFLSQRKKEIGVYAFMGIDNYKIALIFASEGLLLGILSLAIGLIVGILFSKLFMMILAKVALLDMTIKFFISKKAIVGTIIAYSIILTITFLKGYFDIVRTNLIDLLNSLKKEEELPKVNYFKGIASIIIIGVAYFIAVNYEKLGFDITFLVTVLLIVWGTYWLFGSFFSMVIRHYINKKSYLYKGVNIISVSNIAFRIKNNYRTLAAVAVLITTCITCFGTVSSLKYYVGENHKIEVPYTISYISNDEEEIKKVDEIVENSNHKVELKEKANFLYVPDREVVVLKFSDFENILSDLKVENGEKITSKFNLAKGEAIYIERPKTMMSTLEKQKSIAIGDEKYNIKINTKVPLLGNGVSFPCIVVNNEEYEVLKSQFDESGFNGIILDNPDDTKDLIFKLAETLPRESNLYGYWVAGATFYDFAGIIYFVGAFLSLVFVFATGSIIYFKTLSESFRDKNKYEILKKLGTTDFEIYKSVSKQVGIFFILPLIVGAIHSTVAISVLSDLMNYSLIVPTIISIVVFAIVYGIFYIFTTKKFISVVE from the coding sequence ATGAGTTCTTTTAAAATAGCCATCATGAATTTCAAAAGAAATATAAAGACCTACAGCTTGTATCTGATGGCAATGATTTTTTCTGTAGCTGCTTATTACAATTTTTTGTCTATGAGATACAATCCTCAATTTTTAGAATTTAAAGAAGTATCAACTTATGTTGAAGGGACATCCTATACGGCTTCCATGCTTATGATAATGTTTTTGATATTTTTCATAGCATATTCCAGCAATTTTTTCTTAAGCCAAAGGAAAAAGGAAATAGGTGTTTATGCTTTTATGGGAATTGACAACTATAAAATAGCACTTATCTTTGCTTCTGAAGGGCTATTACTTGGGATATTATCTTTAGCTATTGGATTAATAGTTGGAATATTATTTAGTAAATTGTTCATGATGATACTTGCAAAAGTAGCTCTTTTAGATATGACAATTAAGTTTTTCATATCAAAAAAAGCTATTGTTGGAACAATTATTGCCTATTCAATTATTTTGACTATTACATTTTTAAAAGGATATTTTGATATCGTAAGAACTAATTTAATTGATTTGTTAAATTCATTAAAAAAAGAAGAAGAACTTCCAAAAGTTAATTACTTTAAAGGAATTGCTTCAATAATAATTATTGGTGTAGCATATTTTATTGCAGTTAACTATGAAAAATTGGGTTTTGATATAACTTTTTTAGTTACAGTACTTCTTATTGTATGGGGAACTTATTGGCTATTTGGCTCTTTTTTCTCCATGGTCATAAGGCATTATATAAACAAAAAAAGTTATCTTTATAAAGGGGTAAATATCATAAGTGTTTCAAACATAGCTTTTAGAATAAAAAACAATTATAGAACCCTTGCAGCAGTAGCAGTTTTAATAACAACTTGTATAACTTGTTTTGGAACAGTTAGCTCTCTTAAATATTATGTGGGGGAAAACCACAAAATAGAAGTTCCCTATACTATTTCTTATATTTCTAATGATGAAGAAGAAATAAAAAAAGTAGATGAAATCGTGGAAAATTCAAATCATAAAGTAGAACTTAAAGAAAAGGCTAATTTCTTATATGTACCTGATCGTGAAGTTGTAGTATTGAAGTTTTCTGATTTTGAAAATATATTGTCAGATTTAAAAGTTGAGAATGGAGAAAAAATAACATCTAAATTCAATTTAGCAAAAGGTGAAGCAATATATATAGAAAGACCCAAAACAATGATGTCTACATTAGAAAAACAGAAAAGTATTGCTATAGGAGATGAGAAATATAATATAAAAATTAATACCAAAGTTCCTCTTTTAGGTAATGGGGTGTCTTTTCCTTGCATAGTTGTAAACAACGAGGAATATGAAGTATTGAAATCACAATTTGATGAAAGTGGGTTCAATGGGATTATATTGGATAATCCAGATGATACAAAAGATTTAATTTTCAAATTAGCTGAAACACTTCCGAGGGAATCTAATCTATATGGCTATTGGGTAGCTGGTGCAACATTTTATGATTTTGCAGGAATTATTTATTTTGTAGGTGCTTTTTTATCTCTTGTATTTGTATTTGCTACTGGTAGTATAATCTATTTCAAGACCTTGAGCGAATCCTTCAGAGATAAAAACAAATATGAAATACTCAAGAAATTGGGAACTACAGATTTTGAGATATACAAATCAGTTTCAAAACAGGTGGGAATCTTTTTTATACTTCCACTCATAGTTGGAGCAATTCACAGTACTGTTGCTATTTCAGTATTGAGTGA
- the ymfI gene encoding elongation factor P 5-aminopentanone reductase, with the protein MKKTVLITGSSRGIGRATAKKFAKEGYNVIVNFYKSEDKALSLVEELLSSGANAIAIKADVSDRTQVEKMFEEGYKKFRNIDVLVNNAGIADMTLFTDITVERWKRIFDVNIGGMFNCCQCVVPRMISEKSGRIINLASIWGLVGASCEVHYSATKGAVISFTKALAKELGPSNISVNAVAPGAVYTDMIAGVDKEVLESLRYDTPLEVIAKPEDIADVIYFLSTEEAKLITGQVINPSAGFVIN; encoded by the coding sequence ATGAAAAAAACAGTTTTGATTACAGGTTCTTCTAGAGGAATTGGGAGAGCCACTGCCAAAAAATTTGCAAAAGAAGGATACAATGTCATTGTAAATTTCTATAAAAGTGAAGATAAAGCTCTTTCATTGGTAGAAGAATTGCTTTCATCTGGCGCCAATGCCATAGCCATAAAAGCTGATGTTTCTGATAGAACTCAAGTTGAGAAGATGTTTGAAGAAGGGTATAAAAAATTTAGGAATATTGATGTACTTGTGAACAATGCAGGTATAGCTGATATGACTTTATTTACAGATATCACAGTAGAACGATGGAAAAGAATTTTTGATGTAAATATAGGCGGAATGTTCAATTGTTGCCAATGTGTCGTTCCAAGAATGATCAGTGAAAAATCAGGAAGGATCATAAATCTTGCATCCATATGGGGACTTGTGGGAGCCTCTTGTGAAGTGCATTATTCTGCAACAAAGGGAGCAGTCATAAGTTTCACCAAGGCTTTGGCAAAAGAACTAGGTCCTTCAAATATATCGGTAAATGCTGTTGCACCAGGAGCAGTATATACAGATATGATTGCAGGTGTTGATAAAGAAGTTCTTGAAAGCCTCAGATATGACACACCTCTTGAAGTAATTGCAAAACCAGAAGACATAGCAGATGTAATATACTTCTTGTCAACAGAAGAAGCCAAACTCATAACAGGTCAAGTAATAAATCCAAGCGCCGGATTCGTAATCAATTGA